The Planctomycetia bacterium genome segment AGGGCTCAAGCACTTCGAGGCGAAGATCCGGCCGGTGCTCGTCGAGAAGTGCTACTCGTGCCACTCGGCAGGGGCGAAGGCGCTGCGCGGCGGCTTGCTGCTCGATACCAAAGAGGGGCTCATCCTCGGCGGCGACTCCGGCCCGGCGCTGGTCGTCGGCAAGCCGGAGGAGAGTTCGCTAATCCAGGCGCTCAAGTTCGAGTCGTTCGAGATGCCGCCGTCGGGCAAGTTGGCCGATAACGTGATCGCCGACTTCGAGCATTGGGTGAAGATCGGAGCCCCGGATCCGCGCGTAGGGCCGGCGAAGGTGGTGCAGAAGAAGGGGATCGATCTCGATGCCGGCCGGAAGTTTTGGTCGTTTCGTCCGGTCGTGAAGCCGGCTGCACCGCAAGTGAAGCACAAGGCTTGGCCGCACGGCGACATCGACCGCTTCATCGCGGCCAAGCTCGACGAAAAAGGTTTGCAACCAGCCCCGGATGCCGAGCGGGCCGTGTGGCTGCGCCGCGTGACGTTCGACTTGCTCGGCCTGCCGCCGACCCCCGCCGAGCTCGATGCGTTCGCCGTCGATCAGGCGACCGATGCCTATGAGAAGGTCGTCGATCGGCTGCTCGCGTCGCCTCACTTCGGCGAGCGCTGGGGGCGCCACTGGCTCGACGTGGCGCGGTTCGCCGAGTCGAGCGGCGGCGGACGTTCGATGGTCTTCAAAGAGGCGTGGCGTTATCGCGACTACGTCGTCGAGGCGTTCAACCGCGACAAGCCGCTCGATAGGTTCATCGTCGAGCAAATTGCCGGCGACTTGCTTCCGCATGCCGGCGACGACGAAGAACGCGACCATCTCGTGGCGACGTCGTATCTCGTGCTCGGCGCGAACAACTATGAAGAGCAAGACAAGAAAGTGCTCGAGATGGACGTTGCCGACGAGCAGATCGAAGCGATCGGCAAAGGGCTGCTCGGCATGACGATCGGCTGCGCGCGGTGCCACGATCATAAGTTCGATCCGATCCCGACGGCCGACTACTACGCGCTGGCTGGAATCTTTCGCAGCACGAGCGTGTTGATCCATGATAACGTCTCGCGCTGGGTCGAGCGGCCGTTGCCGATGTCGCCGGAGTTGGAGAAGGTCGTCGCGAAGCACGAAGCGGAAGTCGCCGCGTTGAAGCAAAAAATCGACACGGCCAAGGCCGTGGTGAAGCAACTCACCGGCCCTAGCACGAACGCCAAGACCGGCATCGTGGCGGCGTCGAGCTTAGAGGGGATCGTCGTCGACGACGCGCAGGCCAAGCGGGTCGGACCGTGGTCGCCCTCGAAGCATTTCAAACGCTACGTCGGCGACGGCTACGTGACCGACGATGACGAAGGGAAGGGGCTCAAGACCCTGACCTTCCAACCGGAGTTTAAGAAGGCCGGCGTCTACGACGTTCGCCTCGGCTATATCGCCGCGAACGATCGGGCCAATGCGGTGCCGATCTCGTTGCTTACGGTCGACGGCGAGATCGAAGTGAAGGTCGACATGCGACAGACGCCGCCGATCGACGGCCGGTTCGTCTCGCTCGGCAAGTATCGCTTCGACCCGACGAACCAATGGTTCGTGATGATCTCGAACGAAGAGACGAAGGGCTATGTGACGGTCGATTGCTTGCAATTGGTGCCGGTCGATGAGAAGCCTGCGGTCGCCGCGAAGGACGCCAAGCCGAAAGAAGTCGTCTCCGACGATCGAAAGCGTGCCGCGGCGGAGGTCGACGCGTTGGAAAAACAGATGAAGACGCTCCAGGCTTCCGGCCCGTCGCGCCCGATGACAATGGCGGTCGACGACGCCGAGAAAGTCGAAGACTGCAAGATTTGCATTCGCGGCAACGTGCATAACCGCGGCTCGGTCGTGCCGCGCGGCGTGTTGCAAGTCGCGACCGCCGGCAAGTGGCAAGCGGTTCCGGAAGATCAAAGCGGGCGACTGCAACTCGCCGAATGGGTCGCGAGTTCGTCGAACCCGTTGACCTCGCGCGTCTACGTGAATCGGGTCTGGCACCATCTCTTCGGAGCGGGCCTCGTCCGCACGGTCGACAACTTCGGCACGACGGGCGAAACCCCCTCACACCCGGAACTGCTCGATTACTTGGCGTCGGAGTTCACCGCCTCGAACTGGTCGACGAAGCGGCTCGTGCGTTCGATCGCGCTGTCGCACGTTTATCGCACGACCACGAACACGACCACGACCACGGCTAAGCAGGGCGCAGTCGTCGATCCCGACAATCGCTTGCTCTCGCACATGAATCGTCGCCGGCTCGATGCGGAGTCGATTCGCGATGCGATCCTCGTCGCGAGCGGCAAGCTCGATCGGAAGCTCGGCGGTCTCGCGGTCGATGATCCGAGCGTGTTACAGGGAGTCGGCACCGTGATGCCGACGGAATACGGCTACGTCTTCACCGACGTGCGCCGCAGCATTTACACGCCGGCGTTTCGCAACCGGACGCTCGAACTGTTCGAAGCGTTCGACTTCGCCGATCCGAACAGCGTGACCGGCAAGCGGAACATCAGCACCGTGGCGCCGCAAGCGTTGTACCTGTTGAACAGTCCGTTCGTGATGGAGCAGGCCTCGGCTGCCGCCGCCCGCTCGTTCGCCGAACACTCGACGTTTGACGACGAACAACGAATCGAAGCGGCCTTCCGCGACACCCTGGGGCGTGCGCCGACCGATCGCGAGTTGCAAGCCGGCTTGGCTGCCGTCGTGGCGACGTCGCCTGCACCGACCCCTTCCAAGAGTTTGACGGCTCGCAAGCCGCGGATCGTAAGCATTGATGATGCGAATGAACCGGCGGTCGATCCTCGGCTTGCCGCCTGGGAGCGGTTGTATCAGGCTCTCTTCGGCTGCGTCGATTTCCGATATGTAGATTAGCGCTCGATAGAATAAAGTTCGATTTCTCCCGTTCGTGATTTCGAGAACACGTTATGCACGCTTTCGACTCCTCGCCGTTTTCGCGTCGGCAAATGCTCCGCTCGTCGGCCTGCGGCTTCGGCTCGCTGGCGCTGGCGGCGATGATGCAACACGGCGGACATGCCGCGAGCCCTACCGGTGCGAGCGCGCTTACCGGCGGCAAGCCTGGTCCGTTAGCGACGAAGGTTCCGCATTTCGCGCCGAAGGCGAAGCGGGTCATCTTCTTATTCATGGCCGGCGGCGTGAGCCAAGTCGATAGCTTCGACCACAAGCCGCTCTTGGATAAACGGGACGGCGAATCGCTTGAGTTCAAAGACGCCCGCAACGTCGCGAAGACCGGCAAAGGGGCGACGTCGCGCGTGATGAAGTCGCTCTGGAAGTTCGCGCAGCACGGCAAGAGCGGCAAGTGGGCTTCGGAGCTCTTCCCGGAGATGAATCGCCACGTCGACGATCTCTGCTTCCTGCACGGCATGCACACGGAAGGAGTCGCCCATGGTCCCGCCACGCTATTTCTGCACACCGGCTCGACGACGCAGATTCGCCCGGCCGTCGGCTCGTGGGTGAACTACGGTCTCGGCACGGAGAATCAGAACCTG includes the following:
- a CDS encoding DUF1553 domain-containing protein produces the protein GLKHFEAKIRPVLVEKCYSCHSAGAKALRGGLLLDTKEGLILGGDSGPALVVGKPEESSLIQALKFESFEMPPSGKLADNVIADFEHWVKIGAPDPRVGPAKVVQKKGIDLDAGRKFWSFRPVVKPAAPQVKHKAWPHGDIDRFIAAKLDEKGLQPAPDAERAVWLRRVTFDLLGLPPTPAELDAFAVDQATDAYEKVVDRLLASPHFGERWGRHWLDVARFAESSGGGRSMVFKEAWRYRDYVVEAFNRDKPLDRFIVEQIAGDLLPHAGDDEERDHLVATSYLVLGANNYEEQDKKVLEMDVADEQIEAIGKGLLGMTIGCARCHDHKFDPIPTADYYALAGIFRSTSVLIHDNVSRWVERPLPMSPELEKVVAKHEAEVAALKQKIDTAKAVVKQLTGPSTNAKTGIVAASSLEGIVVDDAQAKRVGPWSPSKHFKRYVGDGYVTDDDEGKGLKTLTFQPEFKKAGVYDVRLGYIAANDRANAVPISLLTVDGEIEVKVDMRQTPPIDGRFVSLGKYRFDPTNQWFVMISNEETKGYVTVDCLQLVPVDEKPAVAAKDAKPKEVVSDDRKRAAAEVDALEKQMKTLQASGPSRPMTMAVDDAEKVEDCKICIRGNVHNRGSVVPRGVLQVATAGKWQAVPEDQSGRLQLAEWVASSSNPLTSRVYVNRVWHHLFGAGLVRTVDNFGTTGETPSHPELLDYLASEFTASNWSTKRLVRSIALSHVYRTTTNTTTTTAKQGAVVDPDNRLLSHMNRRRLDAESIRDAILVASGKLDRKLGGLAVDDPSVLQGVGTVMPTEYGYVFTDVRRSIYTPAFRNRTLELFEAFDFADPNSVTGKRNISTVAPQALYLLNSPFVMEQASAAAARSFAEHSTFDDEQRIEAAFRDTLGRAPTDRELQAGLAAVVATSPAPTPSKSLTARKPRIVSIDDANEPAVDPRLAAWERLYQALFGCVDFRYVD